A stretch of DNA from Drosophila virilis strain 15010-1051.87 chromosome 5, Dvir_AGI_RSII-ME, whole genome shotgun sequence:
CCCAAAAGCCCTGTCAAGCGGAAGAGTAAATATTTGAACCGCAACGTTGCGCAAACAAAACACTTGCCTGGGTGCTGAGCAGCACGGCGCGCAGCACGGCAAACATGTGACCCATTAGGCCCGATTCGGAGGGGCCGGCCAGCACCACCAGATAGGTGATGCCAAAGAGCGGAATGAGCACAAGCAGCGCCTTGGCCGCCTTCCGGTACTGGCGCGTCTCCACGGTATTCGCGGACCGCAGCTTGGTGATGAGCACCTGACAACAGAAGAAGAACTGTTGCGCTTACCTGGCTTGACATGCGTCGGGCGTTGAGCCTAACAACTTACCCACATGATGCGCAGCAGGAATGTCAAATTGATGATGAGAACCGCACAGACGGGTCCCTGGAATATCCAGTCGACGTTCGTCTCCTCCATCCAGGGACAGTTGATGTCATACTGGGCGCGAATAAAAGTTTAATGAGCCCGAACGAAACGAGAGTAAGCTGTGCGGCCTTAACCTACCTTctccatgttgttgttgtaggtCACTGTTAGACTCTTTGCCACCGCCCAGGTGACCACAAAGAGCGCCGGGCCGCCTGTCAAGCAGTCAAACAGGGAGGTGGGTAGATGACAACTTAATTAGCTGTACAAATTGCAATCGCAGCCAAAACTTACCCCAGCCAATTGAGGCGTAGATATTAAATCGTATATTATCGCCAGAGAAAGTCTTTACCACCAgcatatacagatacagaccCTCCACCAGCATCCAAAAGAAATTGGTCAGCGTGAAGAAATGAAATAGCGTGACCAGGGCAATGCAGCTGCTCAGTCCACTGCGAATAGAGATCTGCAAGGATGGCAGACAAAAAGGGCCACAGCGGCATAAGGGTAAAGCGAAATGAGAAATGGACGCTGTCCGGGCGCTGGGCACGTCTCACCTGCACGGACAGCAAGAGTATCCAGAACAAAGCCGACATGATGTAGGTGAAGAACAAATTGGCGTGAATGGTGTTCCGTAGGCAACGCAGCTCCCTGAAGGCAGGAGAAAGAAAAGGTTGTATATAGGAATAGCTGGCATGGCTGGACACACACTCCACTTACTTGTAGTAGGCGAAGACAATCAGCGCCAGCGTGAGCGAAACCAGGCTTAGGGCATAGCCAATATAATAAATGATGGTGGGCAGCTCCACAATGGTCTCGAACTCCGGCACCGTCTGCGTCTCCGCGGGCAAATGGGCGCATGCATCATAGTCCGTGTACTGGGCCCAGGTGCCGTTCGAGTGGCAAAAGCGCGTTGCATTCTCTGCGGAGCGTAACGACAGCCGGTTGGATAGGTCAAAGGCAACGCCACGTCAACGACATATACTCACTGCTGCTGTCGTAGTGTATGCCCTGCAGTTCATCCATGCACTGGAGCACCGCCAGGGTGCCGCGTGCCGTGCGCGGCCAGCAGAGTATCGTATCGAACTGGGTGAGGCAATGGTCGCTGGCATTGCCATAGGTCGTTGCCTcaatttgctgctgcagcaggcaGTGCAGCTCGACGCTTTGATTGATGCCATCCAGATTGTCGAGGGACCAAAGCGCGTCATTAACGCTGCTGTTCAATGCTTCGCTAGCGATCggattgttgttgccgttgttgttgttgttgttgttgttgttgtccttgctcattgtggcagctgctgcgcctgcTTTGGCTGTGGGCGTGTCAAACTGGCATATTAGCAGCTTGGGTTAACTTACTTTTACTTGCACTTTGCGTCGTCAATTCAAGTAAAACAACACTCAAAGTTCTGCAAAGAATTTAATTTCTAAAACATAGaataaaactgttttttaACGTTGAAATTGGAAAGGATTCAAAAGTTGCAACACTCTAGTCGTAAGTCGGTTACAGTTTTATAGTCGGTAGTGCCCAAACTGGGCGATACCCTGCACCTAACTCCGAACTGTCATTTAAAATTTCCAATTTCCTTCCatacactcaaacacacacacacacacatacacacaggtTCCTTGGCCCCACATATGGGTAAGGCATTCTTTATTTACTCGGTGCTTAAAGTCCAACAAATCCAAGACTCTTAGACTATTTAAACATGTAAATTTGCCACGAAATCGCTTTTAGCTGACCAGAAAAACCGCCAAACCGCCAAATGGCTAAGAAAACAAAGTTCAATGTGACAGCTAACAAAGTGCCAGGGATTGTGCGCGGCAACTGGGTTAGAAACCAGGACTGAGGTCCAAACAAGCTGATGGCAACCGCAGCTTGCGGCAACTacactttgtgtgtgtggcgtgtgtgtgtgtgtgcgtgcgtgtgtgcgtgtgttaatTGCATTGGCCAACAAAGAACCCAACGGAATGGTTTCTGTGCCAAAAGGGCAACAGTTTAAAGCGCCATAAAATCAATGgggaaaattgcattttatgccCAACGGCCTTACCTTATGGCTTTAACTTGGCCCAGACACATTTTGCCtgatttattaatatagtACGAGCAGTGAGGGGAAGGGTGGAGGGAGGAGGGAGGGGGGCAATAGCACAGTGCTATAAAAATTCATTAGCTTGCACAAAAGTTGGCCATCAACGGCTGACTGACAGTCAGTTGGGGTTTTGGCCGTGGTTTGGCTGAAAAAAaaggccaaaaacaaaaaggtagCCTACAGGCCATAGTAGAAATTAGAGGCTAGACAGCCAGCAAAGGGCGTGGTCGGGAGCACAACCTTCAAGTCAGCAGGACCCAAATCTTGCATTTATATGCTGATAATAAATGGCATAAATGATGCATCGTTACATTAATGCATGGCATAAAAACAGGCGCAAATACacacatttcacacacacacacacacacacacacacacacttatataAACAGATAATAAATATGTAGTAGCTGTGCCCAGCCAACCGTGCAATACAGTGCACGTGTGGAGTATGCGAACGGGTGGAATATGAAAAGGGAAGTGgtttttcatatatgtgccCAGACTAGCTGTTGCGAAGACCGTAAAGGGTTTCGCATTTAATAGTAAGTCCTTATTTATGCATGGGGCGGCATAGTAAATAGCtaacaattatttatgtattagaCGGAATAGCagaaaacaatttcaacaGAAACTCTCAATTTATGCTCATTTTAACTAACATTTACACTAAAGACCGACTACGAACTATCTGAGATCGTGCCATTCATAGGATTGATCTATTAGGATTTTGTCATTTTAAGttcttatatataatattaaaatattataactaATAGTAAGCTCGATTATAACTTACTTTTTACTTTATTGTAATAACATATAACAAATTGGAataatatattgataaacttTTCAACAATAAAGTTCTAATATGCGAGCGAACactgtatttttttattatagcaAAGAATGGATTTTTTAGTCCAACAGAAAAGTTATTGCCCGTTGGCTATTTAGCACATATTCGCACTGTGTGTATATGGGCGTTCTACTTTTCTGACTCACTGTGTGCAATGGCTCATAACTGCTTAGCCCTTTGTTGTACGCTCTTTTGCTGAAACTGttctgtttattgttgttattgttgtgcatGCCGCCTGGCTCGTAAATTAGCGCAACATAAAGCCGCCGACTAGATTATTTCTGCACATGCCTCGGGCTTACTTACTTTCAGCCCAGCATTCATTAGCCGCGTTAGCTGCTGGTTACagccaattgcaattgcgGAGGCGCTTGCGCCCGCTgaacatttcaatttgaagcCGCAAATTTGTAAATTGCACGCGCAAAggcggcaacaaaaaatgattaagaacaaaattgaaataccCGAGCATCTAATTGCCTCATAAATAATGTGCAGCTGGCAAGCTGAACCCTTAAAAAAAGAGGGAAATATataagaatttaaattaaaatggaaatatgATTGCTAAATGcatatttgatttcaattagCCGCAACAAGAGACGAAACAGCAGAATGTCCCTTACAATTCATCAGgcgcaaatgcaaatttattttgacaGTTCGGCAAAACACACACCAACACGTACAcccgcacacactcacacacacacacgcgcacacacacacacaaatgaaaTGTGTTCATCTGACAATCTCATTTATGGCGTTCACAACTTGATGAATGTCCGGCTGgcatcataaaatattttcagctTGGCCAAATcaacacaaatataaaaagcaCATTACGAAAACGCCCGCAGgctggtaaaaaaaaaacggacaTATGAGATCTTGACTGGGAGATACCCTCTCCTTTCAAGTTTGAAGTAAACACAAGTTCCTAAACAGTATAGCCTTTCACATTGACGATATCAAAAATACAATATCATCAAAATTGTGAATTTATCGGCATAATAACAATTCTCAACAAGATGCATATGAATTAGTATCTCTATCTACACATACTTCCCTTTACTATGCTGCTTtgtatacagggtataaaaggaCACAGATGTAGatgaacaaataaaatgcacacacaaatagaAGCAGAGCAAATGGATAAACACACTAGTGGCCGGCGGAAACGGCGGGCGGAGGCAATGTAGTATAACGCTTGCTTATTTGCTGTCGCATCCTTGCCCAGTTCTTGCCATCCCTCCGCCCAGATCCCAAGCCACAGTGCCAGCGTATATGCTATTATAGAAGATTGTATCTAATCTCGTGCGATTGCACACAATGGATTTGCCAAAGGCGCTGGCgacaacacacgcacacacatacacacacacacacaaaaagacGTTtagtgtgtgcgggtgtgtgtgtgtatcgaaTTCCTGCGGCTGAATGAGTACCGTAGTGAACGGAATGCGAAATGCTCATACCTCAAGCTCTGCACTCTGCCCTGTGCCCTCTGCCCTCTGTACTCTGCGAGTGTCTGCAATATCCGGCTGCTGCTCTAATGCTTATAAATGTTTACGCTCctttcgctgctgctgttgctgctggtaaTTGCCGAGCATTCCAATATAtagaattaaaaatataataataatcatacaAGAGAAACACACACAGTGGTGCAATTGTTCCGCCATTTGCGGCATATAGCATTAAATGGCTGCGGTTGACACCGCCAAAGTGGGGCAGCTTAATGCCAGCTGTCGCCTGGCTGTGACAGGTCGCGTGGACAGGTCGCGCTCGTATTTAAGACATTTTCATTATCAGCAGACGCCAAGATAATAAAGCCGCAGAAAGCAGAGTCGGAACAGCGCGATGACAATGTCAGGATGTGCccaacaaaaagccaacacAGCTTGATTGCTATTtttagctgttgctgctctgttTCAGCTCTCATTATTGTAGctcattaaattttatatgcacAAACAGGACACACAGCGAGCAGGGCCAAAGCAGAGACAATGAAGTCGCGgagcatttaaaaattcatgaGCAAATGTTACGCATACGTCGCGTGCGCCAGTGCAAAATGCttaaaagcacacacacatatgcatatgcgcaTATATTTCGCCTTTGGGCATATTTTATGACAATATCAAATGcgttttatatgtatttaagaGTAGCTGCAGCTAAACAACATTCATGGCTTAGATTTTAATCGGATGCTTTTGAATACCGAAAGAAACACAAATCCATagatagaaaaataaaatgcaacagcaacctAACAAGCCatttaacaaacaaataaatagaaaataataacaataatcgaATGCTTGTTACCTTTAATAACTAAACTAAACAAACGAATTGATATGAACTCTAAACTATTATGTTGATTACGCTATTATTGAGAATTGGCAGCTCTACTTTATAatctcactctctttctctctctctctctctctccctctctatctttctctctttgATTTCTTACTTCTTCCCTTAATAAAATCTTTATTGCTAAGATATCACTTTCAGCATATTACTGACTACTGACTACGTCTAGTAAGTATTtaagacagacggacatggctagatcgactcggctattgatgctgatcaagaatatatatactttatgtggtcggagatgcttccttctgcctgctacatacatttgaatattgcaaaaatacaatatacccttatacccatttttaaagggttcagggtataaaaatcataatctgaaaatcaacctttttcgatgatttttttttttaaatatctcggccaaataatgttgGATTTAGGAATTTTACAACACTTCGGACTCGTAAGAAACAGTCaaatcgattggcatcaaaaaattaaaatctaaatttggCCCAACTCGACCAAAAATTAAGGGGTTACGTCTTTTAAGTTTTATCATCTGATGTTTTGGCAGCATTCAGGCCACACATTCAGATTTTTTGTCTGCGCTATTTATGTATGAATTCTCGCACTGATACGACTCCCCTAGGCGCAATCTCCGCAATGCATTAATGTGCACAATGTAGTGGTACATAGATTGGTCGAGGCATAAAACTTTTGTGGCAAGTGTTTTCTTCGACTTTAATGTATCCACAGGCGGCAATGAAATTTGATGATGGACGACATGAAAAACGCAAACGTTGTTTTTACCCAGTCCAAAGGTCTGGCAAAGGTTTAAATATTGGTTTACGCATGCGAATGTCGAAAGAGCCGTTTGAGGAGTGGGTGTGGCAAGTTTTAGCCAAGGAACGACCGACTCTTGTCTAGACGAGCAACATAATTTGCACAGACTTCCGCCGCTCGAGGGCCTCCCACACCTGTCGGGGCGCCACTTTTGGCTGTTATCCAAAACTTGATGGTCGGCCATTTGGAGCAGGATCAGGCGCCATTGCCAACAAGTGTTGCGTTTTATTGTCTCGCCATTAACGGTTTTCCGTTCCGCTTGAGTGTTGCGGCACGTGCAGCACCAGCAAAGCTCGGAACGGCACGCGCTGCAGCTACGTGAGTGCTGGAGAGGATGTGGCTGTGGCTTTTACTGATATGTTGCTAACAAGCTGAGGATTTACTTGCGGCTGCTGACTCGCATAAATCCATAAAAATGAACACACAACAAAAGCTAAataagacaaaacaaaaaacctgCGTGTGGGCAAATCTGTTATTTATTGGGTCAATAAAAATTTGGTTTAATGCATTGCAAGTTTTGCCAAATATGCCAGAGATTTGCCAGAAGATTTACGACCGTGCTGGGGGCTCCAAACATGGCCATTGTCATGGGGTTGATATGTTAAGAGTGCGGCAAACGGAAGTTCATAAAACGAAATCAAATTGAAGTTACACGACCGAACCCAGcccaaaagtaggcaacaagTTTTCTCTCAATTGGCTGCCATTGTTATGCTcgataacaacagcaataacaatatttttacTTCCGTTTCCACATGAATCTGTTGCTAGGGCTATCTTTATCCATATCTAATGGATTTTTTGGCAATCGATAGTGCACCGGGTGtgcacccacccacacacacacacacacacacacccccacacacacacttacaacAATGAAGCCAATCGCCAATCCTTTTATTTTGCTACGCATTGTTGTGCTAGGTGTGGGCGTGTATAGCTTTTtgcttggcattttaattaaaaccacAAACAGTGGATGATTGTTGCTTcccacacattcacacacactcgcacacacacactcgcacacacaaattgcaCATACCTCTGGCTTGTGTTAATTTAGCGTCGAGTGGCTGCAATCCTCGgcgttgtgtgtgttggcctAAGCTGGCGTGGGATTTTTCATTTGACCGCTGCTTAGTCAAATGCTTTGGGTATCCTTTCTCCACTTTGACCACTTATTTGCCCTGGCTTACATTTGTTTAACGCCTGCTAAGCTGCAAAATGATTATGCTAAAGCGTTATTCTTGGTTTCTGTGTGCTGTCGCGTTGTCTTGGTTAtagacagacatacacactcacacacacacactcactacTTGTTGTCACTTAAGCATTCGAATGCTGGATTATTTGTCATGGCATTTCACTTATGTTTTCCACTGCCGTAAAATAACTCAATTTTAAACTGAATACttgaaacaaataaataaactcctcatatatgcactctttaatatttaatctTTTTAATTGGAGTACTCGTATGTGTTCGGGATTCGTTGcgattttgaaaagttttgaCCGAGCTTTACTCTGAACCAATTTGTGGCCGCCGCTGCTCGAACCGCACTCGCTCACCAACCGCTGATAACTGAAGGCTATGCTGTCGCATCTTAACAAGCCCCGGAAAACGACCAAGTTCTTACCACCTTCCACTCGGGGGAAATGGCGCGAAATATTTAGATTCCACAAAAAGCTCTGCGAAAGCTGCGTTCCATATAAGCGACAGGCGGTTGCTGCTTCGGGCATACGCCCGACTTGCCGCAAcaggtgtgcgtgtgagtgtgtgtgtgtgtgttgagatTTTCGGGAATATTTTCCAAGGGAAATGCAATTTCTTTTTGTCGCTTACCACTCGCTAAAGCGCCTGAAAATCTGCTCATTtgattatgtaaatatttgctatgCCCAATGTTTgagcagcattttgctgccCCTTCGGCAACTGTGTGTGCTTAGGGTCGGAAAATGCAGGCAAAAGGTTATCATTTCGGATCGCCTTTGAAGTTGCGCCTGGCCAAAGCTCAGTTTCAGTTCGCAGCTAATCAAATTAAACTCAAGCACGACGCGTgtcgacatttattaaaaatcacAATATGCGACAGGTGCTTCAACTGAAATTGCCGTAAGGCACACTCAAATTGAAAAacgcaaaaaataaatcagtGAAAACAAAGATATCCCCACACACCGAAACCCACATtcgtatttaaataaaaagccgACATGGAACCGGCTGATAATAACACAATGAGAAACATTTTGGCCCCAAACAGTTGAGGGCTGAATGCGTCTGACACACTCGGCAAGCGTCCTTAACAGCcttaacgacaacaacaacaaaaacagcaacaacaacagcacggACAAAAttctacaaaaataaatgctaaTGTCAACTGCCACTCGAGAGCATTTAAATTCCATTTGAAAAATTCATTGCCAAGAGCACAGAGACATGTTCGCCGTAAATGTCCTGCAGCCGTTGCGTGCCTTGTTTGCGCATATCCTTATGCATATTAAAGcgctcatccacattcacgGCAAGGACATGCCATAGCCCCAGCCAATTGAATTTAACACCAGACATTTAGTATCTAAGCAACCTATAAAACTGATTTTCAAGTATGTCTAAAGTGCTTTGGCATCGAGTCCTAGATTGATTGCTAAGACACACtgtgcaaaagtttttcaattttccctCAACCAAACGGGAAAAACTATCAGTGCAAACTGTTTTCGCATTGTGGCAAAGAGTTAACTGTGATTTCTTTGCCAGTCAGTGGCGCATGAATTGAATGTTCTTGCAATTCAGCTTGCCTGCTGCTGGcctttttaataccctttcgCTGTCAATTGCTGTAGAAAGTTATGCAATTTGTaagtgcaatttatttaatgcaacGACAATTGAGATTAATTGAGATtaattttttctgttttagagCAAGAGAACTGTTCAGAAAATCAAGCAAGAGACGAGGAACTGGACTAAAAGTAGACTTGTCCATGACTATCCCATATCtgagttaatttatatttcctacatagaagcattaacaaaaagatacaaatttgGGATTACTTAACTCTTGTACAATAAATCGTTACAGCACATTATCAAATGTCAAACATAagataaatattgataaatgaataaatatgatGAATAAAAGTCGTAATTGCttaagaaaataaagtttCCGATCTATCTTTccaaaattgatttgattttttttttgctagagAAAATCactaatttgaataaaataaagtatgtGAGAACTTTATAAGCTGGATTCACAGATATGGAAAACCAGTTTCAAAAATTGAACCTTAATCGGAAGCATTTGCAGTTAGGCCTTTTTACACTTCGTCTGCTAAAAATTAGCTAGCGAATGTATGCAAAGTGTGGACAAAACTTATACGAAGAAGAGCTACAAATGATGTCGTTAAAGTAAGAAATTTCAAAAATGCTGAACCTTTAATCTTTAATTTAACGTATATAACTTTATCTTATATGCTACTTACCTGACGCAAACAAtactcaaaatatttaatgtctTTAATCTCCTGCACGTAGCTCAGTttacaaccaaaaaaaaaaacccatcAACGTGCGGCGGTTAAGAGCTTAAGGCAACCGCCGAGCATATGAGACTGACATGAGAATGAAAACGGAGATGATAATGAAATTGAACAATGCGCTGGCTCAAGTGAGCTCACAGCCGAGTGGGTGGTCTGGGTGCTTGGCAAtagcatcaacaacaatagctgGCGACTTGTTGGCATTGAGCCAACAACAATCTGATTACGCACATTACTCATGCATTTATGAACTAACTCCTTTGAAGGCTGCATAGCCGTCAACTGTTTAACTGAGCTGAGACGTGCTGATACCAGCAATTGAGCCCTTATGAGTTATATGCATTATTAATTAGTTGCATTGACATTGTTTTGACACatgcttatatttatttgtcatATTAGATTGGACTTCAGATGCGTGAGATTAGATGAAGGTTCTTtagaaatattataattaatatgcagCTGTCGGCACAATGTGGTCAGATGCATGAATGATGCATACGTACAAAACAGGACTTTGGATTGGCAtgcaaaaaaatcaaaatcctCCATTCAAACTATCAACCTATATGTCTTTAAATACCAATCAGACAATACTTTACTATATCGAAACACAAAACTGTGACTCAAGCCCGTTCGTTGTACTCGTTGTTCAGATATATTACTTAGTTAGTCCATTTACTGAGAAGTCCTATAAAATAGCTATAATAAGTGGAGGATAGGCGAACGAAACACTATGTTACTTCTTATAAACTGTAAACAATAGACTAAAGACTTTTATCGTGTTCAGAATCAGAATCAGGGTATTTAGTGGATATTAAAACCCATTTAGCTGCTGGTATTTCcccccaacaaaaaaaatgactGTTTACCCTGGTCACGCACTGTCAGTTGCCTGGTGAAAGTAATCACGTATCAGTCGACGCACTCTGCCCATCAGTTGgccaaaatgattttttgttttttttttttttgttttagtgtTTCGGATGTGTCACCTTCAATTGACGCATTGGAC
This window harbors:
- the Dh44-R1 gene encoding diuretic hormone receptor isoform X2; the protein is MSKDNNNNNNNNNGNNNPIASEALNSSVNDALWSLDNLDGINQSVELHCLLQQQIEATTYGNASDHCLTQFDTILCWPRTARGTLAVLQCMDELQGIHYDSSKNATRFCHSNGTWAQYTDYDACAHLPAETQTVPEFETIVELPTIIYYIGYALSLVSLTLALIVFAYYKELRCLRNTIHANLFFTYIMSALFWILLLSVQISIRSGLSSCIALVTLFHFFTLTNFFWMLVEGLYLYMLVVKTFSGDNIRFNIYASIGWGGPALFVVTWAVAKSLTVTYNNNMEKYDINCPWMEETNVDWIFQGPVCAVLIINLTFLLRIMWVLITKLRSANTVETRQYRKAAKALLVLIPLFGITYLVVLAGPSESGLMGHMFAVLRAVLLSTQGFWVSLFYCFLNSEVRNALRHHASTWRDTRNIQRNQNRRYTTKSFSKGGGSPRAESMRPLTSYYGRGKRESCVSSATTTTLVGQHAPLSLHRGSNNALHMLPTNIAGTGSTLSVMPRAISPLMKGLEENSV
- the Dh44-R1 gene encoding diuretic hormone receptor isoform X1; protein product: MSKDNNNNNNNNNGNNNPIASEALNSSVNDALWSLDNLDGINQSVELHCLLQQQIEATTYGNASDHCLTQFDTILCWPRTARGTLAVLQCMDELQGIHYDSSKNATRFCHSNGTWAQYTDYDACAHLPAETQTVPEFETIVELPTIIYYIGYALSLVSLTLALIVFAYYKELRCLRNTIHANLFFTYIMSALFWILLLSVQISIRSGLSSCIALVTLFHFFTLTNFFWMLVEGLYLYMLVVKTFSGDNIRFNIYASIGWGGPALFVVTWAVAKSLTVTYNNNMEKYDINCPWMEETNVDWIFQGPVCAVLIINLTFLLRIMWVLITKLRSANTVETRQYRKAAKALLVLIPLFGITYLVVLAGPSESGLMGHMFAVLRAVLLSTQGFWVSLFYCFLNSEVRNALRHHASTWRDTRNIQRNQNRRYTTKSFSKGGGSPRAESMRPLTSYYGRGKRESCVSSATTTTLVGQHAPLSLHRGSNNALHMLPTNIAGTGSTLSVMPRAISPLMKQGLEENSV